In Bradyrhizobium guangxiense, the following are encoded in one genomic region:
- a CDS encoding ABC transporter ATP-binding protein: MAEKSDLVLEVKNLKTVFFTNSGLFKAVDDVSFTVKRGETLAIVGESGCGKSVTALSLMRLVPDPPGRIVGGSVSLEGTDLLALDETQMRAVRGNRISMIFQEPMTSLNPVMRIGDQIVEAVRLHRNIPAKEAQTIAVEMLRLVRIPEPARRAREYPHQLSGGMRQRAMIAMALACRPALLIADEPTTALDVTIQAQILALILDLQKELGTGLVLITHDLGVVAQTAQRVIVMYAGRKVEEASVEALFAAPKHPYTRGLMASIPAVPASGVAAPARLNEIPGTVPSLVRLPKGCAFAPRCKLAIKRCEAEYPPLADWGGGHLAACWRAEEVAEVA, from the coding sequence ATGGCGGAAAAATCCGATCTCGTGCTCGAGGTGAAGAACCTGAAGACGGTGTTCTTCACCAATTCCGGCCTGTTCAAGGCCGTCGACGACGTCTCCTTTACCGTCAAGCGCGGCGAGACGCTGGCGATCGTCGGCGAATCCGGCTGCGGCAAGAGCGTCACCGCGCTGTCGCTGATGCGCCTCGTGCCCGACCCGCCCGGCCGCATCGTGGGCGGCTCCGTCTCGCTCGAAGGCACCGATCTGCTCGCGCTGGACGAGACGCAGATGCGCGCCGTCAGGGGCAATCGCATCTCCATGATCTTCCAGGAGCCGATGACCTCGCTCAATCCGGTGATGCGGATCGGCGACCAGATCGTCGAGGCCGTGCGGCTGCACCGGAACATCCCGGCCAAGGAAGCGCAGACCATCGCCGTCGAGATGCTGCGGCTGGTGCGCATCCCCGAGCCGGCGCGGCGGGCGCGCGAATATCCGCACCAGCTCTCCGGCGGCATGCGCCAGCGCGCGATGATCGCCATGGCGCTGGCCTGCCGACCGGCGCTCTTGATCGCGGACGAGCCGACCACCGCGCTCGACGTCACCATCCAGGCGCAGATCCTGGCGTTGATCCTCGACCTGCAGAAGGAGCTGGGCACGGGCCTCGTGCTGATCACGCATGATCTCGGCGTCGTCGCGCAGACCGCGCAGCGCGTGATCGTGATGTATGCGGGGCGAAAGGTCGAGGAGGCCAGCGTCGAAGCGCTGTTCGCCGCGCCCAAGCATCCCTATACGCGCGGGCTGATGGCCTCGATCCCGGCGGTCCCGGCATCCGGCGTCGCCGCGCCGGCGCGGCTGAACGAAATCCCGGGCACGGTGCCGTCACTGGTACGGCTGCCGAAGGGTTGCGCCTTCGCGCCGCGCTGCAAGCTCGCCATCAAGCGTTGCGAGGCCGAATATCCGCCGCTGGCGGATTGGGGCGGCGGCCATCTTGCCGCCTGCTGGCGCGCCGAAGAAGTCGCGGAGGTGGCATGA
- a CDS encoding ABC transporter permease, with protein sequence MFAYLVRRLFLMLVTLLGISVVIFVLLRIVPGNIVDILFAAAGYVDPADKANLEKELGIDQPLIVQYWHWISGFVRGDFGYSYVSEKPALQEILPRIPITAKLAGLALLFSASIGIPLGVISAVKQGTRLDYALRVVSLSGLSLPSFWLGLLILTAAVAMFGQIPIFNPNPKTWLEAFATYAVPAAAVGFRSAALTMRITRSSMLEVLRQDYIRTARAKGASDAAVNYRHALKNAILPVITVIGIEAAFLIGGLIVTETVFNIPGVARFLVEAIRWRDYPIVQNLVMFIAVVVVVANFTVDMLYAVFDPRIRYTD encoded by the coding sequence ATGTTTGCCTATCTGGTGCGACGCCTGTTCCTGATGCTCGTGACCCTGCTCGGGATCTCGGTCGTCATCTTCGTTCTGCTGCGCATCGTGCCGGGCAACATCGTCGACATCCTGTTCGCGGCCGCCGGCTATGTCGATCCCGCCGACAAGGCCAATCTGGAAAAGGAGCTCGGCATCGACCAGCCGCTGATCGTGCAATATTGGCACTGGATCAGCGGTTTTGTGCGCGGCGACTTCGGCTACTCCTACGTCTCAGAAAAGCCGGCGCTGCAGGAGATCCTGCCGCGGATTCCGATCACGGCAAAGCTTGCGGGCCTCGCCCTATTGTTCTCGGCCTCGATCGGCATTCCCTTAGGCGTCATCAGCGCGGTCAAGCAGGGCACCCGGCTTGATTACGCCCTGCGCGTCGTGAGCCTGAGCGGCTTGTCGCTGCCCTCGTTCTGGCTGGGCCTGCTCATCCTCACCGCGGCGGTCGCGATGTTCGGCCAGATACCGATCTTCAATCCGAACCCCAAGACCTGGCTCGAGGCGTTCGCGACCTATGCCGTGCCGGCCGCCGCCGTCGGCTTCCGCAGCGCCGCGCTGACCATGCGCATCACGCGATCCTCGATGCTGGAAGTGCTGCGGCAGGACTACATCCGCACCGCGCGCGCCAAGGGCGCCTCCGATGCCGCCGTGAACTATCGTCACGCGCTGAAGAACGCGATCCTGCCCGTGATCACCGTGATCGGCATCGAGGCGGCGTTCCTGATCGGCGGGCTGATCGTCACCGAGACGGTGTTCAACATCCCCGGCGTCGCCCGCTTCCTGGTCGAGGCGATCCGCTGGCGCGACTATCCGATCGTGCAGAACCTCGTGATGTTCATCGCGGTGGTCGTGGTGGTCGCAAATTTCACCGTCGACATGCTCTACGCGGTGTTCGACCCGCGGATCAGGTACACGGATTAG
- a CDS encoding ABC transporter substrate-binding protein, with product MRSVWALAAMATLSVLTASTTTLAGEPKQGGTLRMYHRDSPANASILEGATYSVNVPFMGVFNNLVIYDQHIAQNSPDTLRPELAESWSWSGDNKKLTFKLRQGVKWHDGKPFTSADVKCSFDLLMGKSQQKLRQNPRKAWYSEVNEITTNGDFEVSFDLKRPQPSLLAMLASGYTPVYPCHVSPADMRTHPIGTGPFKFVEFKANESIKLTRNPDYWKKGLPYLDGIEYTIITNRSTAILAFVAGKFDMTFPTHITIPLLKDIKSQAPNATCVVEPTNVSTNIIVNSTSAPFDNIDIRRAMSLALDRKAFVDILFEGKADIGGTMLPPPQGIWGMPKDKLETIPGYGPNVNANREEAKKLMQKAGYGPDKHLAVKVSTRNIAEYRAPAVILIDQLKSIYIDGELDVVETANWFPKVARKDYMLGLNLTGNSVDDPDQSFYENYSCGSERNYTNYCNKEIEKLFDVQSQETDIAKRKPLVWDIDKKLQEDVARPIIFHARAGTCWQPYVKGVTIMSNSSYNGFRYEDVWLDK from the coding sequence ATGCGGAGCGTGTGGGCGCTCGCCGCAATGGCGACGCTATCTGTGCTGACGGCCTCAACCACCACGCTCGCCGGCGAGCCCAAGCAGGGCGGAACCTTGCGGATGTATCACCGCGACAGTCCGGCAAACGCCTCGATCCTCGAAGGCGCGACCTATTCGGTCAACGTGCCGTTCATGGGGGTCTTCAACAATCTCGTCATCTACGACCAGCACATCGCGCAGAACAGTCCTGACACCCTCAGGCCCGAGCTGGCCGAAAGCTGGTCCTGGAGCGGCGACAACAAGAAGCTGACGTTCAAGCTGCGCCAGGGTGTCAAATGGCACGACGGCAAGCCGTTCACATCGGCCGACGTCAAGTGCTCCTTCGATCTGCTGATGGGCAAATCGCAGCAGAAGCTGCGGCAGAATCCGCGCAAGGCCTGGTACAGTGAAGTCAACGAGATCACGACGAACGGCGATTTCGAGGTTTCCTTCGACCTGAAGCGGCCGCAGCCCTCGCTGCTGGCGATGCTCGCGTCCGGCTATACGCCGGTCTATCCCTGTCACGTCTCGCCGGCGGACATGCGCACCCATCCGATCGGGACCGGACCGTTCAAGTTCGTCGAGTTCAAGGCCAACGAATCGATCAAGCTGACGCGAAATCCGGACTACTGGAAGAAGGGGCTGCCTTATCTCGACGGCATCGAATACACCATCATCACGAACCGCTCGACCGCGATTCTCGCCTTCGTCGCCGGCAAGTTCGACATGACCTTCCCGACGCACATCACGATCCCGCTGCTGAAGGACATCAAGTCGCAGGCGCCGAACGCGACCTGCGTCGTCGAGCCGACCAACGTTTCGACCAACATCATCGTCAATTCGACCTCCGCGCCGTTCGACAACATCGATATCCGCCGGGCCATGTCGCTCGCACTCGACCGCAAAGCCTTCGTCGACATCCTGTTCGAAGGCAAAGCCGATATCGGCGGCACCATGCTGCCACCGCCTCAGGGCATCTGGGGCATGCCCAAGGACAAGCTGGAGACCATCCCGGGCTACGGTCCGAACGTGAATGCGAACCGCGAGGAGGCAAAGAAGCTGATGCAGAAGGCGGGCTACGGCCCCGACAAGCATCTCGCCGTGAAAGTCTCGACACGCAACATCGCGGAATATCGCGCCCCCGCCGTGATCCTGATCGACCAGCTCAAGAGCATCTATATCGATGGCGAGCTCGACGTCGTGGAGACCGCGAACTGGTTCCCGAAAGTCGCGCGCAAGGACTACATGCTCGGCCTCAATCTGACCGGCAACTCCGTCGACGATCCCGACCAGTCCTTCTACGAGAACTATTCCTGCGGCTCGGAACGGAACTACACCAATTACTGCAACAAGGAGATCGAGAAGCTGTTCGACGTGCAGTCGCAGGAGACGGACATTGCCAAGCGCAAGCCGCTGGTGTGGGACATCGACAAGAAGCTGCAGGAGGACGTCGCCCGCCCCATCATCTTCCATGCACGGGCCGGCACGTGCTGGCAGCCCTATGTCAAGGGCGTCACGATCATGTCGAACAGCTCCTACAACGGCTTTCGCTACGAGGACGTGTGGCTCGACAAGTAA
- a CDS encoding ABC transporter substrate-binding protein translates to MPVIGILLTGNPDPAIFLGGFGQALREAGYVDRLNIRLEVRSAGGNSGLLTERAAELVELKVDIIVASLTPAIQAARQATSDIPIVMAPAGEPVGTGLVESLARPGGNVTGVSAATAELAGKSLELVREVIPSARRIAVLANEADPLAKPFLEQINRGARIIGLQIDTTMVRPETRLDAVFAGISDRRADALVVQGSLQRKELFDLAIKHRLPSFSSNRQVATTGGLVTYAADSMEVLRGAVGYVDRILKGAKPADLPVVQPTRFELVINLRTAKALGLTIPPTLLARTDEVIE, encoded by the coding sequence ATGCCGGTGATCGGTATCCTGCTGACGGGCAATCCGGATCCAGCAATCTTCCTCGGCGGATTTGGCCAGGCCCTCCGTGAAGCAGGTTACGTTGACCGCCTGAATATTCGATTGGAGGTTCGCTCTGCTGGGGGAAACAGCGGTTTGCTCACGGAAAGGGCGGCTGAATTAGTCGAGCTGAAGGTTGATATTATCGTCGCGTCCCTCACGCCGGCCATTCAAGCCGCAAGACAGGCAACCAGCGATATTCCGATCGTGATGGCGCCCGCGGGCGAACCGGTCGGCACGGGACTCGTTGAAAGTCTGGCGCGACCGGGAGGCAATGTGACTGGCGTATCAGCGGCGACTGCGGAATTGGCAGGCAAGAGTCTCGAGCTCGTCCGAGAAGTCATACCGTCCGCTCGCCGGATAGCGGTCCTCGCGAATGAGGCCGATCCGCTCGCGAAGCCGTTCCTTGAACAGATTAACCGGGGTGCTCGTATAATTGGGCTTCAAATCGATACGACAATGGTGCGGCCTGAGACGCGGCTGGACGCGGTGTTCGCTGGCATCAGTGACAGGCGCGCCGATGCTCTCGTCGTTCAAGGGAGCCTCCAGCGCAAGGAGCTATTTGATTTGGCGATCAAACATCGCTTGCCGTCGTTTTCGAGCAACCGGCAGGTCGCGACCACAGGAGGGCTGGTAACTTACGCAGCCGACAGTATGGAGGTTCTGCGCGGCGCGGTAGGATACGTCGACAGAATTCTCAAAGGTGCGAAGCCCGCTGATCTGCCCGTCGTGCAGCCCACCAGGTTCGAACTGGTGATCAATCTCAGGACCGCCAAAGCCCTTGGCCTCACTATTCCGCCGACTCTGCTCGCCCGCACCGACGAGGTGATCGAATGA
- a CDS encoding efflux RND transporter periplasmic adaptor subunit produces MSGPDGSEQYVKKHDFVTVRRGAIAALLSAAFALTGCDKPASQAAAPPPAPVTVAQPVKRTVTDWDEFTGRFEAVEEVQVRPRVGGFVNSVEFQDGAIVHQGDLLYVIDPRPFEAVATQAEGQLSDARAKVELAKRELDRGLNLVQTSAVSEQVVDQRRQALQAAHAAEVQAEGALKAARLNIEFTHVTAPLTGRVSRHLVSPGNLVQGSDTGTSTLLTSIVALDPIYIYFDMDEATFIKYSKLWFEGKRPSSRDTANPVQVTLAGETKPSREGTINFLDNRLDVSTGTLRSRAVIKNTDLSILPGQFGRVRLIGSAPYEALLIPDVAIATDQSRKIVFVVKPDDTVEARPVVLGPLDEGLRVIREGLKADDRVIVNGIQRARVGAKVAPQTAPTGGKS; encoded by the coding sequence ATGAGCGGACCGGACGGAAGCGAGCAGTATGTCAAAAAGCACGATTTCGTTACGGTTCGACGCGGCGCAATCGCCGCGCTACTCAGTGCGGCATTCGCGCTCACCGGTTGCGACAAGCCGGCCTCGCAGGCGGCGGCGCCGCCGCCCGCGCCGGTGACCGTGGCTCAGCCGGTCAAGCGCACCGTCACTGATTGGGACGAGTTCACCGGCCGCTTCGAGGCCGTCGAGGAGGTGCAGGTGCGCCCGCGCGTCGGCGGCTTCGTCAACTCGGTCGAATTCCAGGACGGCGCCATCGTCCATCAGGGCGACCTGCTTTACGTGATCGACCCGCGTCCGTTTGAGGCGGTGGCGACGCAGGCGGAAGGCCAGCTCTCGGATGCACGGGCCAAGGTGGAGCTTGCCAAGCGCGAGCTCGATCGCGGCTTGAACCTGGTGCAGACCAGCGCCGTTTCCGAGCAGGTCGTCGATCAGCGGCGTCAGGCCTTGCAGGCCGCGCACGCCGCCGAGGTGCAGGCCGAGGGTGCGCTGAAAGCCGCCAGGCTCAATATCGAGTTCACCCACGTCACGGCGCCACTGACGGGGCGCGTCAGCCGCCATCTCGTCAGCCCCGGCAATCTCGTGCAGGGCAGCGACACCGGCACCTCGACGCTGCTCACGTCGATCGTCGCGCTGGATCCGATCTACATCTATTTCGACATGGATGAGGCGACCTTCATCAAATACAGCAAGCTATGGTTTGAAGGTAAGCGCCCGAGCTCGCGCGACACCGCGAACCCGGTGCAGGTGACGCTCGCCGGTGAAACCAAGCCGTCGCGTGAAGGCACTATCAACTTCCTGGACAACCGCCTCGACGTCTCCACCGGTACGCTGCGCAGCCGCGCTGTGATCAAGAACACCGACCTATCGATTCTGCCCGGCCAGTTCGGCCGCGTCCGCCTGATCGGCAGCGCGCCCTACGAAGCGCTCTTGATTCCCGACGTCGCGATCGCGACCGACCAATCCCGCAAGATCGTGTTCGTGGTGAAGCCCGACGACACGGTCGAGGCGCGCCCCGTGGTGCTCGGGCCGCTCGACGAGGGCCTGCGCGTGATCCGCGAGGGTCTGAAGGCCGACGACCGCGTCATCGTCAATGGCATCCAGCGCGCCCGCGTCGGCGCCAAGGTTGCCCCCCAGACGGCGCCGACCGGTGGCAAGTCATGA
- a CDS encoding ABC transporter ATP-binding protein: MTEALLEVTDLKKHYPVRAGVLRRQVGTVHSVDGVSFSLNAGETLGLVGESGCGKSTVARSVLRLVEPTSGQIRLDGEDITHLSKTALRPHRRSMQIVFQDPFASLNPRMTAGDIVGEPLAVHGLATGKELEARVARLFEQVGLRPDQMRNFPHQFSGGQRQRICIARALALGPRLIVCDEPVSALDVSIQAQVINLLIDLQRQHGFSYLFIAHDLAVVAHISHRVAVMYLGRIVEIADKDELFRNPRHPYTQALLASVPIANPLAKKLAPLVDGDVPSPVNPPPGCAFHTRCRFAVARCKTERPTLLDAGGGHQVACLLNDGTGRSQ, translated from the coding sequence ATGACCGAGGCGCTGCTCGAGGTCACCGACCTCAAGAAACATTACCCGGTGCGCGCCGGCGTGTTGCGACGCCAGGTCGGCACCGTGCACTCGGTCGACGGCGTCTCGTTCTCGCTTAATGCCGGCGAGACGCTCGGGCTGGTCGGGGAATCCGGCTGCGGCAAGTCGACGGTGGCGCGCAGCGTGCTGCGCCTGGTCGAGCCGACCTCGGGCCAGATCCGGCTCGACGGGGAGGATATCACCCACCTCTCCAAGACAGCGCTGCGGCCGCATCGCCGCTCGATGCAGATCGTGTTCCAGGATCCTTTCGCCTCGCTCAATCCGCGCATGACCGCCGGCGACATCGTCGGCGAGCCGCTCGCCGTGCATGGGCTTGCGACCGGCAAGGAGCTGGAAGCGCGGGTCGCAAGGCTGTTCGAGCAGGTGGGCTTGCGGCCCGACCAGATGCGCAACTTCCCCCATCAATTCTCCGGCGGCCAGCGCCAGCGCATCTGCATCGCCCGCGCGCTGGCGCTGGGGCCGCGCCTGATCGTTTGCGACGAGCCGGTCTCCGCGCTCGACGTCTCGATCCAGGCGCAGGTGATCAATCTCCTGATCGACCTGCAGCGGCAGCACGGCTTCTCTTATCTCTTCATCGCGCACGACCTCGCCGTGGTCGCTCATATCAGCCACCGTGTCGCCGTGATGTATCTCGGCCGCATCGTGGAGATCGCCGACAAGGACGAGCTGTTCCGCAACCCGCGCCACCCCTACACGCAGGCTCTGCTCGCCTCGGTGCCGATCGCCAATCCGCTGGCGAAGAAGCTCGCGCCGCTGGTCGACGGCGACGTGCCGAGCCCGGTCAATCCGCCGCCAGGCTGCGCATTTCACACCCGCTGCCGGTTTGCGGTGGCGCGGTGCAAGACGGAACGGCCAACGCTGCTGGACGCCGGTGGCGGACACCAGGTCGCGTGCCTGCTCAATGACGGAACGGGGCGAAGCCAGTAG
- a CDS encoding ABC transporter permease, whose translation MAAIDYDLELRRAGAHATGGWRRVLFLAQRHVLGAAGLVIMAVFVLTAIFADFIARYDPLTVDSARALARPSWAHWMGTDSFGRDVFSRIIHGARISLAVGIGSTALGGTIGVIVGLTSGYLSGWVDLVFQRVSDVLQALPLLVLALIMTAALGPSLPNVIIAIAIPLIPTVSRVIRANTLALREQPFVEAAKSIGMSEVRIALRHVLPNTLAPLIVLATAQLGSTILTEASLSFLGLGIPEPYPSWGRMLSESAAEYVRTAPWLVIFPGIAISLAVFGANLFGDALRDILDPRQRG comes from the coding sequence TTGGCCGCAATCGACTACGATCTCGAACTGCGACGGGCCGGGGCGCATGCGACCGGCGGGTGGCGCCGCGTGCTGTTTCTGGCGCAGCGGCACGTCTTGGGCGCGGCCGGGCTCGTCATCATGGCGGTGTTCGTGCTCACCGCGATCTTCGCCGACTTCATCGCGCGCTATGATCCCCTCACGGTGGATTCTGCGCGCGCGCTCGCTCGTCCGAGCTGGGCCCACTGGATGGGGACGGACTCGTTCGGCCGCGACGTATTCAGCCGGATCATCCACGGCGCGCGGATCTCGCTCGCGGTCGGTATCGGCTCGACCGCGCTCGGCGGCACGATCGGCGTCATCGTCGGTCTGACGTCAGGCTATCTGTCCGGCTGGGTCGATCTCGTATTCCAGCGCGTGTCGGACGTGCTGCAGGCGCTGCCGCTGCTCGTCCTCGCCCTGATCATGACGGCGGCACTCGGCCCCTCCTTGCCGAACGTCATCATTGCCATCGCCATTCCGCTGATTCCGACCGTCTCCCGCGTCATCCGCGCCAACACGCTGGCGCTGCGCGAGCAACCCTTTGTCGAGGCCGCCAAGTCGATCGGCATGAGCGAGGTGCGCATCGCGCTCCGTCATGTGCTGCCGAACACGCTGGCGCCCTTGATCGTGCTCGCCACCGCCCAGCTCGGCTCCACCATCCTGACCGAGGCTTCGCTCTCCTTCCTCGGCCTCGGCATTCCCGAGCCTTATCCGTCATGGGGCCGCATGCTCTCCGAATCCGCCGCCGAATATGTCCGCACGGCGCCCTGGCTCGTGATCTTTCCGGGCATCGCCATCAGCCTCGCCGTGTTCGGCGCCAATCTGTTCGGTGACGCCCTGCGCGACATTCTCGATCCGAGGCAACGCGGCTGA
- a CDS encoding AMP-binding protein — protein sequence MYTGHHARLRPLQPAFIMASTGEAVTYRELEARSNRLAHLFRKHGLKRLHHYSIFMENNSRYLEACGAGERSGLYYTCINSFLTPGELAYLLVNSQSKILITSMAKLDIAREAIQACPEIKLCIVADGPGESERIVGLADVTAGLPTTPIADEWLGTAMLYSSGTTGRPKGILRPLPEEPPKHNLPLFDFLTKLWHYREGMVYLSPAPLYHSAPQAAVNLTIRMGGTVIIMESFDPERYLQLVQQWGITHTQLVPTMFSRMLKLPEEVRKRYDLSSLEIAIHAAAPCPALVKDDMIEWWGPIIHEYYGATEGLGFTACNSEEWLSHRGTVGKVLLGDLHILDENMRECPIGTPGQVWFKTGSPFEYFNDPEKTKEARSADGSMSTVGDVGYVDADRFLYLTDRATFMIISGGVNIYPQECENLLITHPKVADAAVFGVPNADLGEEVKAVVQPMPGVVPGPALAEELIAFCAKSLSRQKVPRSVDFEKELPRLPTGKLYKRLLRDRYWGNKASRIV from the coding sequence ATGTACACTGGTCACCATGCCCGCCTGCGCCCGCTGCAGCCCGCCTTCATCATGGCGTCGACCGGCGAGGCCGTCACCTATCGCGAGCTCGAGGCGCGCAGCAACCGCCTGGCGCACCTGTTCCGCAAGCACGGCTTGAAGCGGCTCCACCACTATTCGATCTTCATGGAGAACAATTCGCGCTATCTGGAGGCCTGCGGCGCCGGCGAGCGCTCCGGGCTGTACTACACCTGCATCAACTCCTTCCTGACGCCGGGTGAGCTCGCCTATCTGCTCGTCAACAGCCAGTCGAAGATCCTGATCACGTCGATGGCCAAGCTCGACATTGCACGCGAGGCGATCCAGGCCTGCCCCGAGATCAAGCTCTGCATTGTTGCCGACGGCCCGGGAGAGAGCGAGCGCATCGTCGGGCTTGCGGACGTGACCGCTGGTCTGCCGACGACACCGATCGCGGACGAATGGCTCGGCACCGCCATGCTCTATTCGTCCGGCACAACGGGACGGCCGAAAGGCATCCTGCGGCCGCTGCCGGAGGAGCCGCCGAAGCACAATCTGCCGCTGTTCGATTTTCTGACCAAGCTCTGGCACTACCGCGAGGGCATGGTCTACCTCTCGCCGGCCCCGCTCTATCATTCCGCGCCGCAGGCTGCCGTGAACCTCACGATCCGCATGGGCGGCACCGTGATCATCATGGAGAGCTTCGATCCAGAACGATACCTGCAACTGGTGCAGCAATGGGGCATCACCCACACCCAGCTGGTGCCGACGATGTTCTCGCGCATGCTGAAGCTGCCGGAGGAGGTCCGCAAGCGCTACGACCTGTCGTCGCTGGAGATCGCGATACACGCCGCCGCGCCCTGCCCCGCTCTGGTCAAGGACGACATGATCGAATGGTGGGGACCCATCATTCACGAATATTACGGCGCGACCGAAGGCCTCGGCTTCACCGCCTGCAACAGCGAGGAATGGCTGAGCCATCGTGGCACCGTCGGCAAGGTGCTGCTCGGCGACCTCCACATTCTCGACGAGAACATGCGGGAGTGCCCGATCGGCACGCCCGGCCAGGTCTGGTTCAAGACGGGATCGCCGTTCGAATATTTCAACGATCCGGAGAAGACCAAGGAAGCGCGCTCGGCCGACGGCAGCATGAGCACGGTCGGCGACGTCGGCTATGTCGACGCCGATCGCTTCCTTTATCTCACTGACCGCGCGACCTTCATGATCATCTCCGGCGGGGTGAACATCTATCCGCAGGAATGCGAAAATCTCCTGATCACCCATCCGAAGGTCGCCGACGCCGCCGTGTTCGGCGTGCCCAATGCCGATCTCGGCGAGGAAGTGAAGGCGGTGGTGCAGCCGATGCCGGGCGTCGTGCCGGGGCCGGCTCTCGCCGAAGAGCTGATCGCGTTCTGCGCGAAATCGCTATCGCGGCAGAAGGTGCCGCGCTCGGTCGATTTCGAGAAGGAATTGCCAAGGCTGCCGACCGGGAAGCTGTACAAGCGCCTGCTGCGGGACCGGTACTGGGGGAACAAGGCGTCGCGCATCGTGTGA
- a CDS encoding iron-containing alcohol dehydrogenase — protein MHQGRVVFAAIEEVVFGHPAAGAIAAQMDRLGARRAFLMVSGTLNRQTDEIEKIKQALGSRCADLFDAMPAHTPREAVIAATRAAREANADLIVTVGGGSITDGAKAVQLCLANGITDIDGIDRIRVHKGVAPEMTAPTVRQVSVPTTIAGGEFSAVAGVTDRAAHVKQMLRHPLAVPRATILDPAITVHTPEWLFLSTGIRAVDHCVEAICSRETHPYADAQSVKGLAILADALPRVKAAPADLDARMDAQIGTWLSMGALAAGVPMGASHGIGYVLGAAFDVPHGYTSCVMLPAVMRWNARDNAERQMIVAAAMGYPGHDAADVLDAFIRSLGMPRSLADVRVGPEHFETIAEQAMRTNWIPRNPRKIEGPAELREILLLAA, from the coding sequence GTGCACCAGGGACGTGTCGTTTTCGCTGCCATCGAGGAGGTCGTGTTCGGCCATCCTGCGGCCGGCGCCATTGCCGCGCAGATGGACAGGCTGGGAGCGCGCCGCGCTTTCCTGATGGTCTCCGGCACGCTCAACCGGCAGACCGACGAAATCGAGAAGATCAAGCAAGCGCTTGGCTCCCGCTGCGCCGACCTGTTCGACGCCATGCCGGCGCACACACCGCGCGAGGCGGTGATCGCGGCCACCCGTGCGGCGCGCGAGGCGAATGCCGACCTGATCGTCACGGTGGGCGGCGGCTCGATCACCGACGGTGCCAAGGCGGTGCAGCTTTGCCTCGCCAATGGCATCACCGACATCGACGGCATCGATCGCATCCGTGTCCACAAGGGCGTCGCGCCCGAGATGACCGCGCCGACGGTGCGCCAGGTCAGCGTCCCCACCACCATCGCGGGCGGCGAGTTCAGCGCGGTCGCCGGGGTCACCGACCGAGCCGCGCATGTGAAGCAGATGCTGCGGCATCCGCTGGCCGTGCCGCGCGCGACCATCCTCGATCCCGCCATCACGGTGCACACGCCGGAATGGCTGTTCCTGTCGACCGGCATCCGCGCCGTCGACCATTGCGTCGAGGCGATCTGCTCGCGCGAGACGCATCCTTATGCCGATGCGCAATCGGTCAAAGGCCTCGCCATACTCGCCGACGCGCTGCCGCGGGTGAAGGCCGCCCCTGCCGATCTCGACGCGCGGATGGACGCGCAGATCGGCACCTGGCTGTCGATGGGCGCGCTCGCCGCCGGCGTGCCGATGGGCGCGAGCCACGGCATCGGCTACGTGCTGGGCGCGGCCTTCGACGTGCCGCACGGCTACACCTCCTGCGTCATGCTGCCGGCGGTGATGCGCTGGAATGCGCGCGACAATGCCGAACGGCAGATGATCGTCGCGGCCGCGATGGGCTATCCCGGCCACGATGCTGCCGACGTGCTGGATGCCTTCATCCGCTCGCTCGGCATGCCGCGCAGCCTTGCCGACGTCCGCGTCGGGCCGGAGCATTTCGAGACGATCGCCGAACAGGCGATGCGCACCAACTGGATCCCGCGCAATCCGCGCAAGATCGAGGGTCCCGCCGAGTTGCGCGAAATCCTGCTTCTCGCCGCATGA